The genome window ATAACTTGTGGTATGATGCTCGATCCAGTTTCTGTTGCTGCAAGATAACTTTGCAAAACGATAAGAAACGTGGTCCTTTGGAAGTTCAGCCGCAAATTTTAACTGATTGCATGAACCCTATACATAAATTCACTGGCAACCGCCTGCTCCAGCTAGTGCCGAAGACCCGCAAGGCGCGCATCGTCAGCGCCGGCGCCGTCTTCCTCAGCATGTGCGCATTCGGCGCTGTTGGCGTGGCTCCTATCGCACCGGACGCGTCGGACCTCCCCGTCAAGCAAGTCGCCCAGGATCTCGAACTGCCGAATCTCGCAGACCAGATCGTCGCGCTCCAGCAAGACGAGCAGCAATTCATCCACGAAGAGCGCGTGCGCCCCGGCGACTCGCTCGGCTCCCTGTTCAACCGTCTTGGCGTGAACGACGCCGACGCCCAGAAATTCGTCCGCTCCGACAAGCTCGCCAAGCGCCTCCTGTCCCTCAAGACCGGCAAGCGCATCCAGGCCGAGACCGACGAGAACGGCCTGCTGCTCTCGCTGCGCGCCACCATTACCGACGGCAAGGGCGGCGACGCGCGCACCATCACCGTGACGCGCCAGGGCGAGAAGTTCGTCGCGGCCGATATGCCGGCCAAGCTCGAGCGCCGCGTGGAAATGCGTTCGCGCGAAATCACCTCCTCGCTGTACTCCGCCACTGACTCCAACGTCGACGGCGGCAGCCTGCCGGATTCGGTGGTCAACCAGATCATCGAGATGTTCTCGACCAACATCGACTTCCGTGGCGACCTCAAGCGTGGCGACCGTTTCAGCGTGGTGTACGAAACCTTCTGGCTCGATGGCGAACTGGTCAAGACCGGCCGCATCCTGGCGGGTGAGTTCATCAACCGCGGCGTGCGCTACCAGTCGGTCTGGTACGAAGACCCGGTCACCAAGCAGGGCGGCTACTACACCCTGGACGGCAAGGCGCTCAAGAAGGCCTTCCTGAAGTCGCCGCTCGAGTTCTCGCGTATTTCCTCGGGCTTCTCGATGCGCGTGCACCCGATCTCGGGCAAGTGGAAGGCGCACAAGGGCGTCGACTACGCGGCCGCGAGCGGCACCCCGATCCGCGCAGTGGCCGACGGCGTCATCGATTTCGCCGGCAACAGCGGCGGCTACGGCAACCAGGTGGTCGTCAAGCACTGGTCGAGCTACAGCACCGCCTACGCCCACATGAGCCGTTTCGCGCCGGGCGTGCGCAAGGGCAGCAAAGTCAGCCAGGGCCAGGTGATCGGCTATGTCGGCTCGACCGGCTGGTCCACCGGCCCGCACCTGCACTATGAATTCCGCGTCGCGGGCCAGGCCCAGAACCCGGAGAAATTCAAGTCGCTGGCCCAGCAACCGCTGAACCAGGCGGAACTGGCCCGCTTCCGCATGGCCGCTGCCGAAATGAACCATCGCTTCTCGCTGCTCGCACCGAGCGGCGGCAATACGATGATGGCGCGCTGAGCGCCGACGCTCTCCGAAACGCCCTCCGATGCTGTGCACGGAGGGCGTTTTTGCTTTTGGGCTACCCTGCGGGGGTGATGTCGCGTTAAGATCGCACTTGGATCCCGGCAGGGCCGCCGGGATCCAAGTTTCTCCGCAACCACCACGCCCGCTCCCACCAGAACAAGCAACGAGACAATGTCCACCCTCTACATCGGCCTCATGTCCGGCACCAGCCTCGACGGTGTCGACGGCGTCCTCGCCGACTTCGCCGGCGGCGCCATCCGCACCCTCGCCGCCGCCTTCACTCCTTTCCCGCCGGAACTGCGCGCCGAACTGATGGCCCTGCAGGCCGCCTCGCCCAACGAACTCGAGCGCGAAGCCCTGGCCGCCAACGGACTGGCCCTGGCCTACGCCGACTGCGTGCGCGCCCTGCTCCCCTCCGCACCCGGCGCGGTGGCCGCGGTCGCCGTCCACGGCCAGACCATCCGCCACCGCCCCGAACTCGGCTTCACCCGCCAGACCAACAACCCCGCCCTGCTGGCCGAACTCACCGGCATCGACGTGATCGCCGACTTCCGCAGCCGCGACATCGCCGCCGGCGGCCAGGGCGCGCCCCTGGTGCCGGCCTTCCACGAAGCCGCTTTCGGCAAGCCGGGCAGCGCACGCGTGGTGGTCAACATCGGCGGCATCGGCAACATCAGCGTCCTGCACGGCGACGGCCGCGTGACCGGCTTCGATACCGGACCGGGCAATGTCTTGATGGACTTGTGGATAGCCCGCCACCTGGGCAAGGCCTATGACGAGGACGGCGCCTGGGCGGCCACCGGCAAGGTGGACGAGGCCTTGCTCGCCGCCCTGCTGGACGAGCCCTATTTCCGCCAGCCGGCGCCCAAGAGCACGGGCCGCGACCTGTTCCATGAGCAATGGCTGGATTCCAAGCTGGCACGCTTCGCCGGGGTGGCGCCGCAGGACGTGCAGGCCACGCTGACGCGCCTGACGGCGCTCACGATCGCGCGCGCGATCCAGGACGAGCAGGATGAGGGGGTGGCGCCGGACGCCGTCTACGTCTGCGGCGGCGGCGCCTACAACGCGACCCTGCTGCGCGAGATCGGCGCGGCGCTGGGTGGCGTGAAGGTGGAATCGACCGCGGCGCTGGGCGTGGCGCCCAACCGCGTGGAGGCCCTCGCCTTCGCCTGGCTGGGCTGGCGTTTCGCCGAGCGCGCAGCAGGCAACCTGCCGGCGGTCACCGGGGCGCGCGGTCCGCGCATCCTGGGCGCCCTCTATCCGGCGTGAACGAGGGCAGTCCGGACGCAAGTCCGGGCGTCTGCCCGCCACGCTGAAGCGCACAAAAGGAAACGGCCCGCTTGCGCGGGCCGTTCGAGCTTCCGGCGTGGCCGCCGGGGCCTGGGGAACTTAGGCCGAGAACGAGGAGCCGCAACCGCAGGTCGAGGTCGCGTTCGGGTTCTTGATGACGAACTGGGCGCCTTCGAGGTCGTCCTTGTAGTCGATCTCGGCGCCGACCAGGTACTGGTAGCTCATCGAGTCGATCAGCAGCTGGACACCGTTCTTTTCCATCGTGGTGTCGTCATCGTTGACGATTTCGTCAAAGGTGAAACCGTACTGGAAACCCGAGCATCCGCCGCCTTGCACGAAGACGCGCAGCTTCAGGTCGGGGTTGCCCTCTTCCTCGATCAGCTGTGCCACTTTCTGTGCGGCGCTCTCAGTGAAGTTGATCGGCGTAGGGATCGTGTCGTGCTCTTGCACTTCGGCGACTGCGGTCATGGATAAACTCCTGGATAAATTCAACTGCGCCCATTATAGACCGTTGGCGCAAGTCATGCTGCCGACCCTTCGGCGGCGTCGGCCAGATGGAACACCGGCTCGCCGGCTGGTTCGTGGGTAAGTTTCCCAGTTACCAATGCCCCGCCATGCATTTCAAGCAGCCGGTAGTGTACATCTCCATGTATGCGGCCTTTCGGCTGTAATTCAAGCAGTTCCGAGGAATACACCGAGCCGGCGATGTAGCCGTTGACCACCAGGCTGGCGCAACGCACCTCGCCTTCGATGCGGGCGTGCTCGGACACGATCAGCATGCTGTCCGCGCCATCCGCGGCCACCACGTTCCCATGCACCTCGCCGTCGATCCGCAGCCCGCCCGTGAAGCACAGGTCGCCCTCGATCCGGGCCGAGATGCCGACCAGGCTGTCAATCTCGCTTTTCGCTTGTCGACCGAACATAGAGCCACCCCTGTAGAAAAGTTAAGCTTGCATCGGTCAATTTACCGTGCTCAACAGGGTGCGCCTTGATCTAGGTCGGCTCAGGGGAGTTGCGGTTGCGCAACGCCGTTCGCGGGCGCGAAAAGACAAGCGCCTGGACGGAGCAGGCCGTCCAGGCGCCGGGTTCGCCGAGGCGTCAGCGGATCAGGGCAGCAGCGCCACGTGCTTGAGGCCGGTTGCCTCGTCCAGGCCGAACATCAGGTTCATGCACTGCACGGCCTGGCCGGAGGCGCCCTTGACCAGGTTGTCCTGCACCACCAGGATGACCACGGTGTTGCCCGGCTCCGGACGATGCAGCGCGATGCGCAGCATGTTCGAGCCGCGGGTCGAGCGGGTTTCCGGATGCGAGCCGAAGGGCATCACGTCGACGAACTCGCTGTCCTTGTATTCGTTCTCGAACAGGGCCTGCAGGGCGGCGTTGTCGATGTCCTTGGTCAGGCGCGCGTACAGGGTCGAGTACATGCCGCGGATCATCGGCACCAGGTGGGGCGTGAAGATCAGGCCGACCTGCTGGTCCGTATAGCGCTGCAGCTGGGCCGAGGTTTCCGGAGTGTGACGGTGGCCATGCACGCCATAGGCCTTGAAGTTGTCGCTCGCTTCCGAGAACAGGGTGCCGATCTCGGCCTTGCGGCCGGCGCCCGACACGCCCGACTTCGAGTCGGCGATCAGGTTGGAGGCGTCGATGATGCCGGCCTTGAGCAGCGGATAGAAACCCAGCTGCATGGTGGTCGGATAGCAGCCCGGGTTGGCGATCAGGCGCGCCTTCTTGATGTCGTCGCGGTTCAGTTCCGGCAGGCCATAGACGGCTTCCTCGAGCAGTTCCGGCGCGGTGTGCTCGATCTTGTACCACTTCTCGAAGGTGGCGCGGTCCTTCAGGCGGAAGTCCGCGGCCAGGTCGATCACCTTGACGCCGGCGGCCAGCAGCGCCGGGGCCTGGGCCATGGCGACGCCGTGCGGGGTGGCGAAGAACACCACGTCGCACTGGGTCAGGTCGGCCTTGTCCGGGCTCGAGAAGGCCAGGTCGACCACGCCGCGCAGCGAGGGGAACATGTCCGCCACCGGCAGGCCGTCTTCCTTGCGCGAGGTGATCGCGGTCAGCTGGACGTTCGGGTGGACGGCCAACAGCCGCAGCAATTCCACGCCCGTATATCCGGTTCCGCCAACGATGCCAACTTTGATCATGTTCTTTCCTTCGGTAATGGTAATAAGGCCCTGTGCAGGACGAGGCTGCAATTTTAACAGTCTTGGAAAATGGGGGCGGGAGGGGGCGGCATTCGCTCCCCCTCCAGTCCCTATTCCAGAGGGTAATTCCGGTCCGCTTCCCTGGAACGTCCTTCTGGCCTGCTACCATAGAACGTCATTCCGGCGAAGGCCGGAATCCAAGTTTGTTCGCACGCCGATACAGCGTACTCCAGTGGTACGCGAGAAAACTTGGATCCCGGCCTACGCCGGGATGACGTGCTGAAGCTGCGGGCAGAAGCCGGAATCCAAGTTTGTTCGCATGCCGATACAGCGTACTCCAGTGGTACGCGAGGAAACTTGGATCCCGGCCTGCGCCGGGATGACGTGCTGAAGCTGCGGGCAGAAGGATGCGTGTCTGCGGACTGGAGACGCAAGCACAGACCGGCGGCACAGAGACGGACAGGCGGACGCGAAGACGGACCGACGGACGCTGAGACGCACCGAAAGACGCAAACACGAACCGGCAAGCCCAAAACAAAAAGCCGCCCACCTTGCGGAGGACGGCTTCTGCCGCAGCGCCCGGGGGCGCTGCCAAATCGACGAATCGATTAACGCTTCGAGAACTGCTTTGCGCGACGTGCTTTGCGCAGACCAACTTTCTTACGCTCGACTTCACGGGCGTCACGGGTGACGAAACCGGCACGTGCCAGGTCGCCCTTGAGGCCTGCGTCGTAGTCGATCAGGGCGCGGGTGATGCCGTGACGGACGGCGCCTGCCTGGCCCGACTCGCCACCACCGTGCACGTTGACCTTGATGTCGAAACGCTCGACGTTGCCGGTCAGTTCCAGCGGCTGACGGATGACCATCAGGCCGGTTTCGCGCGAGAAGTATTCCGCAGCCGGCTTGCCGTTCACGATGATCTGGCCGGTGCCAGCCTTGATGAACACGCGAGCGACTGCACTCTTGCGACGGCCAGTGCCGTAGTTGTAGTTACCGATCATGTCAGTTCCTTAGAGAGTCAGTGCTTTGGGTTGCTGCGCAGCGTGCGGGTGGGTGCCTTCCGCGTACACTTTCAGCTTCTTGATCATGGCGTAGCCCAGCGGGCCCTTCGGCAGCATGCCTTTGACAGCCTTTTCCAGGGCACGGCCCGGGAAGCGCTGTTGCATTTTCAGGAAGTTGGTTTCGTAGATACCGCCCGGGTAGCCCGAGTGACGGTAGTAGGTCTTGGCGGTTGCCTTGGTGCCGGTCACGCGCAGCTTGCCTGCGTTGATCACGACGATAAAGTCACCGGTGTCGACGTGCGGAGTGAATTCCGGCTTGTGTTTGCCGCGCAGTCGGAGTGCCACTTCGCTGGCAACACGTCCGAGGACCAAGTCCGTCGCGTCAATCACAAACCAGTCGCGCTGGACTTCATGGCCCTTAGCGGAAAAAGTTTTCATGTTGACTTCCTAATAGAGAAATTGCTCAAATTCGATGGTGGTTCCGCCCCGTGTTTCAGCGGACTCGCCCTTATTGACTTTTCCTGAGCAAACGGAAAGCCAACGATGATAGCTCAACACACGCCCTGTCGTCAATCCGCGCTCGGAGCCATGTCGCTTTTTCCTGCCTGCCCTCGCGCTAGCGCAAGATTATTTCTCCAGAGCTACCCCACACTCATAGTTTCATGCAGC of Massilia sp. KIM contains these proteins:
- the argC gene encoding N-acetyl-gamma-glutamyl-phosphate reductase: MIKVGIVGGTGYTGVELLRLLAVHPNVQLTAITSRKEDGLPVADMFPSLRGVVDLAFSSPDKADLTQCDVVFFATPHGVAMAQAPALLAAGVKVIDLAADFRLKDRATFEKWYKIEHTAPELLEEAVYGLPELNRDDIKKARLIANPGCYPTTMQLGFYPLLKAGIIDASNLIADSKSGVSGAGRKAEIGTLFSEASDNFKAYGVHGHRHTPETSAQLQRYTDQQVGLIFTPHLVPMIRGMYSTLYARLTKDIDNAALQALFENEYKDSEFVDVMPFGSHPETRSTRGSNMLRIALHRPEPGNTVVILVVQDNLVKGASGQAVQCMNLMFGLDEATGLKHVALLP
- the rpsI gene encoding 30S ribosomal protein S9; translated protein: MIGNYNYGTGRRKSAVARVFIKAGTGQIIVNGKPAAEYFSRETGLMVIRQPLELTGNVERFDIKVNVHGGGESGQAGAVRHGITRALIDYDAGLKGDLARAGFVTRDAREVERKKVGLRKARRAKQFSKR
- a CDS encoding anhydro-N-acetylmuramic acid kinase is translated as MSTLYIGLMSGTSLDGVDGVLADFAGGAIRTLAAAFTPFPPELRAELMALQAASPNELEREALAANGLALAYADCVRALLPSAPGAVAAVAVHGQTIRHRPELGFTRQTNNPALLAELTGIDVIADFRSRDIAAGGQGAPLVPAFHEAAFGKPGSARVVVNIGGIGNISVLHGDGRVTGFDTGPGNVLMDLWIARHLGKAYDEDGAWAATGKVDEALLAALLDEPYFRQPAPKSTGRDLFHEQWLDSKLARFAGVAPQDVQATLTRLTALTIARAIQDEQDEGVAPDAVYVCGGGAYNATLLREIGAALGGVKVESTAALGVAPNRVEALAFAWLGWRFAERAAGNLPAVTGARGPRILGALYPA
- a CDS encoding polymer-forming cytoskeletal protein codes for the protein MFGRQAKSEIDSLVGISARIEGDLCFTGGLRIDGEVHGNVVAADGADSMLIVSEHARIEGEVRCASLVVNGYIAGSVYSSELLELQPKGRIHGDVHYRLLEMHGGALVTGKLTHEPAGEPVFHLADAAEGSAA
- a CDS encoding peptidoglycan DD-metalloendopeptidase family protein, with protein sequence MNPIHKFTGNRLLQLVPKTRKARIVSAGAVFLSMCAFGAVGVAPIAPDASDLPVKQVAQDLELPNLADQIVALQQDEQQFIHEERVRPGDSLGSLFNRLGVNDADAQKFVRSDKLAKRLLSLKTGKRIQAETDENGLLLSLRATITDGKGGDARTITVTRQGEKFVAADMPAKLERRVEMRSREITSSLYSATDSNVDGGSLPDSVVNQIIEMFSTNIDFRGDLKRGDRFSVVYETFWLDGELVKTGRILAGEFINRGVRYQSVWYEDPVTKQGGYYTLDGKALKKAFLKSPLEFSRISSGFSMRVHPISGKWKAHKGVDYAAASGTPIRAVADGVIDFAGNSGGYGNQVVVKHWSSYSTAYAHMSRFAPGVRKGSKVSQGQVIGYVGSTGWSTGPHLHYEFRVAGQAQNPEKFKSLAQQPLNQAELARFRMAAAEMNHRFSLLAPSGGNTMMAR
- the erpA gene encoding iron-sulfur cluster insertion protein ErpA, whose translation is MTAVAEVQEHDTIPTPINFTESAAQKVAQLIEEEGNPDLKLRVFVQGGGCSGFQYGFTFDEIVNDDDTTMEKNGVQLLIDSMSYQYLVGAEIDYKDDLEGAQFVIKNPNATSTCGCGSSFSA
- the rplM gene encoding 50S ribosomal protein L13 → MKTFSAKGHEVQRDWFVIDATDLVLGRVASEVALRLRGKHKPEFTPHVDTGDFIVVINAGKLRVTGTKATAKTYYRHSGYPGGIYETNFLKMQQRFPGRALEKAVKGMLPKGPLGYAMIKKLKVYAEGTHPHAAQQPKALTL